ATGCTTACCGTAAAAAAAACTGTGTTTTTGAGATAAAAACTTATTCGTACGAAGGGCGTTTAATTAAGAAAACATCATTAAGCGATCCAAAAAATAGTTTGATTTCCGGCCAGATTGTTCCTTTAAATCAGGATGATTCTTATCTGATCGGAAATTATTCTGTGGGTTGTACACCTTATTCCCAGGGTTTATACATTACACATATTACGGATAACGAGCCTGAAACGCCTGAATTTATCGAGTTTTCGGAGCTCCAAAACTTTTTTAATTTCATGAAGCCAAAGCGCCGCGAGCGTGTGAAGGAACGTATTGGAAAACGTAAAAGTTTGGGAAAAGAAAACAGATTTCGCTATCGGCTTCTTGTGCACGAATTGATTCAGACCGAAGATGAGATTGTTTTAGTTGCTGAGGTTTATTATCCCAATCAGCGCGCCGGATCGCCAATTATTACCAATGGTGTAAATCGGCCATATTCCGGACGCAGCATTGAAGGTTATCGTTACACGCATGCCATTGTGTGTGGGTTTGACAGAAACGGAAAATTCAAATGGGATAACTGCATTCCGATTAAAGACTTAAACAGTTTTGAATTACAGGAAATGGTGCAGCTGACGCCTGTTAATGACTATTTTATTCTGGCTTATCCACAAGACGGAAATATTCACACAGAAGTAATCAACAGAAGCAAAGTTGTTGTAGAAAACGAAAAATTTGAGCTGGCAACAAAATCACAATCGGATAAAGTATTGACAAACGAAAATGCATATTTGGCTCCCTGGTATGGTCAGTATTTTCTGGCCTATGGCTTGCAGCGTGTCGGTCCATCAACCGTGGGGTTAGGACGTGAAGTTTTTTACATCAACAAATTGACGTACAAAACAGAAGGAATTGAAAAAGCCGAAAACCGCGAAAGCAACAATGTACCGAGAGAATAATGGTTAATTGTTAAGGGTTAATTGGCTTGCGCAGGCGTCGACGATATTAAAAATAATATTCTGTTGTAAAGAATTAGAATTTTCGAATTAAGGTTTTAATAATAATCTCGATGCCATTCCTAGAATGTAGGTACAAGCCAATCATTAACAATTAATCCTTAACCATTAATAATTATTAGTCCACCATCCAGATATGGTCAGCCTCAAAACCTTGTTCTTTCCACTCAACCTGAACACGCTGACTTTCAAGTGTGCTTACTTTCATGCCGACATAATCCGGTTCAATTGGTAATTCACGGTTGTAGCGGCGGTCGATCAAAACCATTAGTTCAACCATTTTCGGGCGTCCAAATGCCGTCATTGCGTCCAAGGCTGCGCGTACCATTCTTCCGCTCGCCAGAACGTCGTCAATTAATATAACGCGTTTTCCTTCGATCAGAAAAGGAACATTGGTTTTATTGGGTAGGAGCGGGGAATCGCGACGGCGAAAATCGTCTCTGTAAAAAGTAGCGTCCAAATGTCCTAACGGAATATTTTTTCCGGTTCTTTCCCTTAATTCAGCAACAACGCGTTCTGCAAAGAAAATTCCTCTTGGCTGAAGGCCCATGATGACAGAGTTATCAAAATTCTGATGATTTTCAATAAGTTCCTGGCATAACCGGCTGGTCATGATCTCTAACAGAGGGCTGCTTAAAATAAGTCGTTTGATGGACATCTTGTAATTTTACTGAATTAAAGCCTAAATTAAGCTCACAATTATGAAATGTAAAACTTTTCAAGGCAATATGTGTAATATACTCCTAAAAGATTCTTTCGTTTCTGGAATTAAATGAAGCCGGTTGAGAAGTTATTTTCTTTACTGTTGCTTATTCATTTAATTTTGTTCCGGTAATTAAGCTGTAAAAATAACGATACGTGAGTGACAATTAAGTGAAACAGCGGATCATAATAATTTAATAAAGAATAAATGAAATACCTGATAGCAGGACTAGGCAATATTGGTCCTGAATATGCTTTTACACGTCACAACATCGGATTCATGGTGCTGGACAGGCTGGCGGCTCAAAATGATTTTAAATTCTCTTTTGAAAAACTGGCGTTTGTAGCAGAATGGAAACACAAAGGCCGGCAGTTTTATTTTATAAAGCCTACCACTTTTATGAATCTGAGTGGTAAAGCGATCCGCTATTATATGGATCAGTATAAAATTCCGAAAGAAAACCTGTTAGTGATAGTTGACGAGCTTCAATTGCCTTTTGGAACTTTACGTATCAAACCAAAAGGAAGCCATGGCGGACATAACGGTTTACGGAATATTGAGGAAATTTTGGGCAGTTCAGAATATCCGAGACTAAGATTTGGTATCGGAAATAATTTTCCTCGCGGAAGGCAAGTAGAATATGTATTAAAAGCATTTTCCAAGGAAGAAATGGATGAATTACCTATATTCCTGGATACCGCAGGTGAGATGGTAGTATCGTTTTGTACTTTGGGGATACAATATGCGATGAATAATTATAATCAATGATTGTACTTTTTAAAGATATATAAATATTTTAAGATAGGTGTTTATTTGGTTTTTTAATTCTAAGTGAAATAATATTCTATTTATTGATTTATAAAGTACTAAAAATGATGAAGATGAATATTTTTTTAATAGTATATTCCAAACAATATTTTGTTTAGATAATTTATTAGAATTTGTAATATCAAAATTTATTGTGATATTTGTATATCAATTCGTTGGGGCAGGAATTGAATAAATCCATGAAGTTGTACCTTGATTTAGGTATATTTGCACTTCGGATAAAGATAAAAATTGTCAGTTTACCAGATTTTAAAGTGTCTTGATAAAAAATTGAGGCATAATTATTTAACGGGGAACTGAAATTGAATTTGCTTCGTATATTGAATCAGTTAACGTCTGATTTTGATAAGAAAAAAAATTGGAGTATTATTGAGACGAATGTGACTTTGTATAATAAAGTGACGTCAAAGAAAAGAATTTTTTAAACTGAGGTAGTTGTTTTTAAGGATCAGTTTGAAAAAAGTTAACAAAGCAGGTTGTGAAGGGAATGTTGAGTTTGAAAAACAGCTTTGTTATTTGAAATA
The nucleotide sequence above comes from Dyadobacter subterraneus. Encoded proteins:
- the pyrR gene encoding bifunctional pyr operon transcriptional regulator/uracil phosphoribosyltransferase PyrR yields the protein MSIKRLILSSPLLEIMTSRLCQELIENHQNFDNSVIMGLQPRGIFFAERVVAELRERTGKNIPLGHLDATFYRDDFRRRDSPLLPNKTNVPFLIEGKRVILIDDVLASGRMVRAALDAMTAFGRPKMVELMVLIDRRYNRELPIEPDYVGMKVSTLESQRVQVEWKEQGFEADHIWMVD
- the pth gene encoding aminoacyl-tRNA hydrolase — its product is MKYLIAGLGNIGPEYAFTRHNIGFMVLDRLAAQNDFKFSFEKLAFVAEWKHKGRQFYFIKPTTFMNLSGKAIRYYMDQYKIPKENLLVIVDELQLPFGTLRIKPKGSHGGHNGLRNIEEILGSSEYPRLRFGIGNNFPRGRQVEYVLKAFSKEEMDELPIFLDTAGEMVVSFCTLGIQYAMNNYNQ